The following are encoded in a window of Prevotella melaninogenica genomic DNA:
- the mreD gene encoding rod shape-determining protein MreD yields MNIDFLKRLLWFAVLTVAQVFVLNHIHLFAVATPLLYIYFILLFPRNYPQWAMLIWAFLMGLTIDTFSNTPGVASASLTLIAALQPYVLQLFIPRDSSDNFQAGMDTLSIPQYTWYVAILTLIYSVVFFSLEMFSFFNVLEWLLCIGGSSLLTLILILVVENVRRR; encoded by the coding sequence ATGAATATAGATTTCCTAAAACGTTTGCTTTGGTTTGCTGTTTTGACAGTGGCACAGGTGTTTGTACTCAATCACATTCATCTGTTTGCTGTTGCCACACCATTGCTTTATATCTATTTTATCCTTTTGTTCCCTCGTAATTATCCTCAGTGGGCTATGTTGATATGGGCGTTTCTAATGGGTCTTACCATTGACACTTTCTCAAATACGCCTGGTGTAGCTTCTGCTTCATTGACTTTAATAGCTGCTTTACAGCCTTATGTACTACAGCTATTCATACCTCGTGACAGTAGTGACAACTTCCAAGCAGGTATGGACACGCTTAGTATACCGCAATATACGTGGTATGTAGCTATTCTAACCTTGATATACAGCGTCGTTTTCTTCTCATTAGAGATGTTTAGTTTCTTTAATGTGTTAGAATGGTTACTTTGTATTGGCGGCAGTTCACTGCTCACGCTTATTCTTATTCTTGTTGTTGAGAACGTTAGGAGGCGATAA
- the mreC gene encoding rod shape-determining protein MreC → MHNLTEFLAKYKHWFLFVALEVLSMVLLFRFNDYQGSVWFTSANYVAGLAYEGSSKVTSYLTMGEVNEALTKRNLELERQVKELSAQLYDKTKDSTFLHKGQYRFLSKFRLIQAKVVANSLDKPNNFITINKGTWDGVHKDMGVACGNGVVGIVYMAGIHYAVVIPVLNSKSNISCSIQGRDYFGYLHWNGGASDVAYLDDVPRHAKFKLGDRVVTSGYSSVFPAGVLVGKIKHVYNSEDGLSYRLQIQLSTDFGNLRDVCVIDDASIRDQRQVIKAAQDSIKPIESQMDNSVQ, encoded by the coding sequence ATGCACAATCTGACTGAGTTCCTTGCTAAGTACAAGCATTGGTTCTTGTTCGTTGCCCTGGAAGTCTTGAGTATGGTTCTTCTGTTCCGATTCAATGACTATCAGGGCAGTGTGTGGTTCACCTCAGCAAACTATGTGGCTGGTTTGGCTTATGAGGGAAGTTCAAAGGTTACATCTTATCTAACAATGGGTGAGGTGAATGAGGCTTTAACCAAACGTAACCTTGAACTGGAACGTCAAGTGAAGGAGTTATCTGCTCAACTTTATGATAAGACAAAGGATTCTACCTTCCTTCATAAAGGTCAGTATCGTTTCCTTTCAAAGTTCCGATTGATACAGGCAAAGGTTGTAGCCAATTCACTGGATAAACCTAATAACTTTATCACCATCAACAAAGGAACATGGGATGGTGTACATAAGGATATGGGTGTTGCCTGTGGTAATGGTGTTGTGGGTATTGTCTATATGGCAGGTATTCATTATGCCGTTGTAATCCCTGTGCTGAACTCAAAGTCAAACATCAGTTGTTCTATTCAAGGACGTGACTACTTCGGTTATCTCCATTGGAATGGAGGCGCATCCGATGTTGCTTATTTAGATGATGTCCCTCGTCATGCTAAGTTTAAGTTAGGTGACCGTGTTGTAACGAGTGGATATTCTTCTGTTTTCCCAGCTGGTGTGTTGGTTGGTAAGATAAAACATGTCTATAATTCAGAAGATGGACTCTCTTATCGACTACAAATCCAGCTATCAACAGACTTCGGAAACCTTCGTGATGTCTGTGTGATTGACGATGCTTCTATAAGAGATCAACGCCAAGTTATAAAGGCAGCACAAGACTCTATCAAGCCTATTGAGAGTCAGATGGACAATAGTGTACAGTAA
- a CDS encoding rod shape-determining protein — protein MGLFSFIQEIAMDLGTANTIIISDDKIVVDEPSVVALDRRTDKMIAVGGDAKMMYEKEHPNIRTIRPLRDGVIADFTACEQMMRGLIKMVHSGNRFFSPSLRMVIGVPSGSTEVELRAVRDSAEHADGRDVYLIFEPMAAALGMGLDVEAPEGNMIVDIGGGSTEIAVISLGGIVCNNSIRVAGDDLTADIQEYMSRQHNVKVSERMAERIKLHVGSALTDLGDEAPEDYIVHGPNRITALPMEVPVCYQEIAHCLDKTVAKIENAVLSALENTPPELYADIVKNGIYLSGGGALLRGIDKRLTDKINIPFHIAEDPLHSVAKGAGIALKNVDRFSFLMR, from the coding sequence ATGGGATTATTTTCATTTATCCAGGAAATTGCTATGGACCTGGGAACGGCAAACACGATTATTATCAGTGATGATAAGATTGTAGTTGATGAGCCGTCAGTAGTAGCACTGGACCGTCGCACAGATAAGATGATTGCTGTGGGTGGTGATGCAAAGATGATGTACGAGAAGGAACATCCCAATATTCGTACAATCCGCCCTTTGCGCGACGGAGTTATCGCTGACTTTACAGCTTGTGAGCAGATGATGCGTGGACTTATTAAGATGGTTCACAGTGGTAATCGTTTCTTCTCACCTTCATTACGTATGGTAATCGGTGTTCCATCAGGTTCTACTGAAGTGGAGCTTCGTGCCGTTCGTGACTCAGCTGAACATGCTGATGGACGTGATGTATATCTTATCTTCGAGCCAATGGCTGCAGCTCTTGGTATGGGTCTTGATGTAGAGGCTCCTGAGGGTAACATGATTGTTGATATCGGTGGTGGTAGCACTGAGATTGCTGTAATCTCTTTGGGTGGTATCGTATGTAATAACTCTATCCGTGTAGCTGGTGATGACCTCACTGCGGATATTCAGGAATATATGAGTCGTCAGCACAATGTGAAGGTCAGTGAGCGTATGGCAGAGCGTATTAAGCTCCATGTAGGTTCAGCACTGACAGACCTTGGTGATGAAGCTCCTGAGGATTACATTGTACATGGTCCTAACCGTATCACAGCTCTTCCTATGGAGGTTCCTGTATGTTATCAGGAGATTGCTCATTGTCTTGATAAGACCGTTGCAAAGATTGAGAATGCTGTTCTTTCAGCATTGGAGAACACTCCACCTGAGCTTTATGCTGATATCGTAAAGAATGGTATCTATCTCAGTGGTGGTGGTGCTTTGCTTCGTGGTATCGACAAGCGTCTGACTGATAAGATTAATATTCCATTCCATATTGCCGAAGACCCATTGCACAGTGTGGCTAAGGGTGCAGGTATTGCATTGAAGAACGTAGATCGTTTCTCGTTCTTGATGAGATAA
- a CDS encoding IMP cyclohydrolase: MAGKKQIKTALISVFHKDGLEDLLKKLDAEGVKFLSTGGTQEFIESLGYPCQKVEDVTSYPSILGGRVKTLHPKVFGGILSRRDNEGDQAQMQKYEIPFIDLVIVDLYPFEQTVASGASAEDIIEKIDIGGISLIRAGAKNFKDVVIVPSKAEYPVLLQILNTNGAQTDIEDRKMFAERAFGVSSHYDKAIHSWFATE; the protein is encoded by the coding sequence ATGGCTGGTAAAAAACAAATTAAGACTGCTCTTATTTCGGTTTTTCATAAAGATGGACTTGAGGATTTGCTCAAGAAGTTAGATGCGGAAGGTGTGAAATTCTTAAGTACAGGTGGTACACAAGAGTTCATCGAATCATTAGGATACCCATGTCAGAAGGTAGAAGACGTAACATCTTATCCTTCTATCCTTGGAGGTCGCGTGAAGACCCTTCATCCAAAGGTTTTTGGAGGAATCCTTTCTCGCCGTGATAATGAAGGTGATCAGGCACAGATGCAGAAATATGAAATACCTTTCATTGATCTTGTCATTGTAGATCTTTATCCATTTGAGCAGACGGTTGCCAGTGGTGCCAGCGCAGAAGACATCATTGAGAAGATTGATATTGGTGGTATTTCACTGATACGTGCAGGAGCAAAGAACTTCAAGGATGTTGTTATCGTGCCAAGTAAGGCAGAATATCCAGTGTTGCTCCAGATTCTCAATACAAATGGTGCGCAGACAGATATCGAAGACCGAAAGATGTTTGCAGAGCGTGCTTTTGGTGTTAGCAGCCACTATGATAAGGCTATCCATAGCTGGTTTGCAACAGAATAA
- the mutY gene encoding A/G-specific adenine glycosylase, with product MNFAVTLLQWFKNNGRSLPWRETNDAYAIWLSEVILQQTRIVQGMSYWERFMAQWPTVNDLAAATEDEVLKAWQGLGYYSRARNLHTAAQQVMELGGFPQTFKELKTLKGVGDYTAAAIASIAFGEPVAVVDGNVYRVLSRYYGIETPIDSTEGKKEFQALAQSLLPINEPADYNEAIMDFGATQCTPNSPHCSACPLCETCVAFREQRINELPVKSKKVKQRERHFTYLCIEYEGKIAIHQRGAGDIWQGLWEFPQEEHLTSSEDSAWKTEAQLLQKGVKHILTHQILLADIYLWQPKHRPQLPSDFIWIERQDLENYALPRLIEILLKAVPA from the coding sequence ATGAATTTTGCAGTAACACTTCTTCAATGGTTCAAAAATAACGGACGTTCTCTACCTTGGCGAGAGACGAATGACGCATACGCTATTTGGCTGAGTGAGGTTATTTTACAGCAAACTCGTATCGTGCAGGGTATGAGTTATTGGGAACGTTTCATGGCACAATGGCCTACGGTTAACGACCTCGCTGCTGCCACGGAGGACGAAGTGCTAAAGGCTTGGCAGGGCTTGGGCTATTATTCTCGTGCAAGAAACCTCCATACGGCAGCACAACAGGTGATGGAATTAGGTGGATTCCCACAGACTTTCAAAGAATTAAAGACTCTGAAAGGTGTAGGCGATTATACTGCTGCTGCCATTGCTTCTATTGCTTTTGGCGAACCAGTTGCTGTGGTAGACGGCAACGTTTATCGTGTGCTTTCTCGCTATTATGGCATCGAGACACCTATTGATAGTACCGAAGGGAAGAAGGAGTTTCAAGCGCTCGCTCAATCTCTTTTACCTATAAATGAACCTGCTGACTACAACGAAGCGATAATGGACTTTGGTGCGACTCAGTGTACACCAAATTCTCCTCATTGCAGTGCTTGTCCACTCTGCGAAACATGCGTTGCTTTTCGCGAACAACGCATTAATGAACTACCAGTAAAAAGCAAAAAAGTGAAACAACGGGAACGTCATTTCACCTATCTTTGTATTGAATATGAAGGAAAGATAGCCATCCACCAACGTGGTGCGGGTGACATTTGGCAAGGACTATGGGAGTTTCCACAGGAAGAACACCTTACATCATCTGAAGACTCTGCGTGGAAAACTGAAGCACAGCTACTACAAAAGGGGGTAAAGCATATTCTTACCCATCAGATTCTTCTTGCAGACATTTACCTTTGGCAGCCTAAGCACCGCCCACAACTACCCTCAGATTTCATCTGGATAGAAAGGCAAGACCTTGAAAATTATGCTTTACCACGGCTAATTGAGATTCTGCTAAAGGCAGTTCCTGCCTAA
- a CDS encoding MFS transporter, with translation MKTERQISPWAWIPSLYFAEGLPYIAVTVLSLQVYMQMGLSDAEVTFYTSWLYLPWVIKPLWSPFLDLIKTKRWWIIVMQMLVGAAFAGVAFTVNTSLWLQGTICFFWLLAFSSATHDVVADGFYMMGLNQHDQAFFVGIRSTFYRISMVVGKGGLIALAGFLHKKFDIQWTWSLVFYGLMALFMGLALYHRFILPRPSEDLERAQVSASHLLRSFGETFLSFFKKEQALTTICFLLLFRLPEALIIPISQLFLQASKTKGGLALSEIEYGTVNGVVGVAGLLIGGVIGGMMISRDGLKRWIWPMTAAITLPNLAYVYLAYMLPDNVIAISIAVFIENFGYGFGFSAYMLFMIYFSRGEHKTSHYALCTGFMALSMMIPGLFAGALAQAVGYRWFFVIVMIVCIFPFLVAHQLRIDEDFGKK, from the coding sequence TTGAAAACAGAAAGACAGATAAGCCCATGGGCATGGATACCCTCACTTTATTTTGCTGAGGGATTACCTTATATTGCAGTAACAGTACTGTCCCTGCAGGTCTATATGCAGATGGGCTTGTCAGATGCTGAGGTGACCTTTTATACTTCATGGCTTTACCTCCCTTGGGTTATCAAACCTCTGTGGAGTCCATTTCTTGATTTGATTAAGACAAAGCGTTGGTGGATTATCGTTATGCAAATGCTTGTTGGTGCAGCCTTTGCAGGTGTTGCCTTTACGGTCAATACTTCGTTATGGCTTCAGGGGACAATCTGTTTCTTTTGGCTGCTGGCATTTAGTAGTGCGACACATGATGTAGTTGCTGATGGTTTTTATATGATGGGACTTAACCAGCATGATCAGGCATTTTTCGTGGGTATTCGTTCTACTTTTTATCGTATTTCAATGGTTGTCGGTAAGGGCGGTCTGATTGCGCTTGCTGGTTTTTTACATAAGAAGTTTGATATACAATGGACATGGTCGCTTGTCTTCTACGGTCTGATGGCTCTTTTTATGGGACTTGCCCTCTATCATCGCTTTATTCTTCCACGTCCGTCTGAGGACTTAGAGAGGGCACAGGTGTCTGCCAGTCATTTACTTCGCAGTTTTGGAGAGACTTTTCTTTCCTTCTTTAAAAAGGAGCAGGCTTTGACAACAATCTGTTTCCTACTTCTCTTTCGCTTGCCAGAAGCTTTGATAATCCCTATTTCTCAACTCTTTCTGCAAGCATCGAAGACTAAAGGAGGATTGGCACTTTCTGAGATAGAGTATGGTACAGTGAATGGCGTTGTGGGCGTGGCAGGTCTCCTGATAGGCGGTGTCATTGGAGGAATGATGATTAGTCGTGATGGTTTAAAACGCTGGATATGGCCGATGACGGCAGCTATCACGTTGCCTAACTTAGCTTATGTCTATTTAGCCTATATGCTTCCCGATAACGTGATAGCTATTAGCATAGCCGTATTTATCGAGAATTTCGGTTATGGTTTTGGTTTCAGTGCCTATATGCTCTTTATGATTTATTTCAGTCGGGGCGAACATAAGACCAGTCATTATGCGCTTTGTACGGGCTTTATGGCGTTGTCAATGATGATTCCAGGTTTGTTTGCGGGTGCGCTGGCACAGGCAGTGGGTTATCGTTGGTTCTTTGTTATCGTAATGATTGTCTGCATCTTCCCTTTCTTGGTAGCTCATCAGCTACGTATTGATGAGGATTTTGGGAAGAAGTAG
- a CDS encoding tetratricopeptide repeat protein translates to MKTKKYLIAGALMLAMSTPAMAQDVDYAVALKPIVAAIEAAPNDPKAAKDLIKEYQKNFKKSEEAIVALGNVYLLQRNYDAATEIANNVINNKKYKGSLAYVLLGDIAALKDSIGNAGAAATQYQNAITVDPQNVTAYERYAKVFRHVNSKVAVQKLEELRKVKPDYPVEATAAEIMLGDGKYKEALEWYAKANPANMSEDNFYNYGFAAYITKDYQRALDVVKQGLQKFPNSEYLSRIAMMASVELKDYASAINYGKVVFAGSGKKVANDYDVYAKALCGAQQYDEAISTVNKALEADKNNVEPLKTLAAIYAAQGNDDKALEVQQEYLSKSKKATNNDWATLANTYVTKAEGLTDRAAKNAVLAKAFDVYEQMVSKFPTISDWVWLNQANVAQLMNDPDKVAEIYQKVAAYEEAKPTLDEDSKSYLENVYYGLGYYYSKKGNKPLADEYFNKVLKINPNNDGAKKALGM, encoded by the coding sequence ATGAAGACAAAGAAATATTTAATAGCTGGAGCCTTGATGTTGGCAATGTCAACTCCAGCAATGGCACAGGATGTTGATTACGCAGTAGCTCTTAAGCCTATTGTTGCCGCTATTGAAGCTGCGCCAAATGATCCAAAGGCAGCAAAGGATCTTATTAAGGAGTATCAGAAGAACTTTAAGAAGAGTGAAGAGGCTATTGTTGCCTTGGGAAATGTATATCTCTTGCAGCGTAATTATGATGCAGCAACAGAGATTGCAAACAATGTTATCAATAATAAGAAATACAAGGGAAGTTTAGCCTATGTTCTTTTGGGTGACATTGCGGCTCTTAAGGATTCTATCGGTAATGCTGGTGCAGCTGCAACACAGTATCAGAATGCGATTACTGTAGACCCACAGAACGTAACAGCTTACGAACGTTATGCTAAGGTTTTCCGTCATGTAAACTCAAAGGTTGCTGTTCAGAAACTTGAAGAACTTCGTAAGGTTAAGCCAGACTATCCAGTAGAGGCAACTGCAGCTGAAATCATGCTTGGCGATGGTAAGTACAAGGAGGCATTAGAGTGGTATGCTAAGGCTAATCCAGCTAATATGTCAGAGGACAACTTCTATAACTACGGTTTTGCTGCTTACATCACAAAAGACTATCAGAGAGCTTTGGATGTTGTAAAGCAGGGCTTGCAGAAGTTCCCTAACAGTGAGTATTTGAGCCGTATTGCTATGATGGCATCAGTTGAGTTGAAGGATTATGCTTCTGCTATCAACTATGGTAAGGTAGTGTTTGCTGGTTCTGGTAAGAAGGTTGCTAACGACTACGATGTATATGCAAAGGCACTTTGTGGTGCTCAGCAGTATGACGAAGCAATCAGCACTGTTAACAAGGCACTTGAGGCTGATAAGAACAATGTTGAGCCTTTGAAGACTTTGGCTGCTATCTATGCTGCACAGGGTAATGATGACAAGGCACTTGAGGTTCAGCAGGAGTATCTTTCTAAGAGTAAGAAGGCTACTAACAATGACTGGGCAACACTTGCTAACACATATGTTACAAAGGCAGAGGGCTTGACAGACCGTGCTGCTAAGAACGCTGTTCTTGCAAAGGCATTTGATGTTTATGAGCAGATGGTTTCTAAGTTCCCAACAATCTCTGATTGGGTATGGTTGAACCAAGCTAACGTAGCTCAGTTGATGAACGATCCTGATAAGGTAGCTGAAATCTATCAGAAGGTGGCTGCTTACGAAGAGGCTAAGCCAACGCTCGATGAGGATAGCAAGAGCTACTTGGAGAATGTTTACTATGGTCTCGGTTACTATTACTCAAAGAAGGGTAACAAGCCACTTGCAGACGAGTACTTCAATAAGGTGCTGAAGATTAATCCTAACAATGACGGTGCTAAGAAGGCTTTAGGTATGTAA
- a CDS encoding PstS family phosphate ABC transporter substrate-binding protein, translating to MKRTRFYITVGLMLSLGFLLSACGQKKAKDGRTDTPTSGTIKFASDESFSPIIEELLQNYQFRYPETHLLPIYTDDNKGMQLLLDQKVNLFFTSHALTKGEDAMLRGKGPIPAVFPIGYDGIAFIVNNTNADSCITVTDVKKILSGQIAKWNQLNPKNDKGNIEVVFDNKASATLHYVVDSILGGKNIKSANIVAASNSKSVIDYVHKTPNAIGVIGSNWLNDHRDSTNTTFKKDIRVVGLSKTTVAQPENSWQPYQAYLLDGRYPFVRTIYAVVADPHKALPWAFANFVTNPIGQKIIFKAGLLPYRGEINIREVEVKTQ from the coding sequence ATGAAAAGAACCAGATTCTACATAACAGTAGGATTGATGCTATCCCTCGGCTTTCTTCTGTCTGCTTGCGGACAGAAGAAAGCTAAGGACGGCAGAACAGATACACCGACGTCAGGGACGATTAAGTTCGCCTCTGACGAAAGTTTTAGTCCTATTATAGAGGAACTGTTACAGAATTATCAGTTCCGCTATCCAGAAACTCACTTGTTGCCAATCTATACAGATGACAACAAAGGTATGCAACTGCTCCTCGACCAGAAAGTTAATCTTTTCTTTACTTCTCATGCATTGACGAAGGGAGAAGATGCTATGTTACGAGGGAAAGGTCCTATCCCAGCGGTATTCCCGATAGGATATGATGGAATTGCTTTCATCGTGAACAATACGAATGCAGATTCATGTATTACGGTTACCGATGTTAAGAAGATTCTCAGCGGTCAGATTGCAAAATGGAACCAGCTGAACCCTAAGAATGATAAGGGTAATATTGAAGTTGTCTTTGACAACAAAGCTTCAGCTACGTTACATTATGTGGTCGACTCCATTTTAGGTGGAAAGAACATTAAGAGTGCGAACATTGTTGCAGCAAGTAACAGTAAGTCAGTTATTGACTATGTTCATAAAACTCCGAATGCTATAGGTGTTATCGGGTCAAATTGGTTGAATGACCATCGTGACTCAACAAACACCACATTTAAGAAAGATATTAGAGTGGTTGGTCTTTCAAAGACTACCGTTGCACAGCCAGAGAATAGTTGGCAACCTTACCAGGCTTATCTGTTGGATGGCAGATATCCTTTCGTAAGAACTATCTACGCTGTTGTGGCTGACCCTCATAAAGCATTGCCTTGGGCATTTGCAAACTTCGTAACCAATCCAATTGGTCAGAAGATCATTTTTAAGGCTGGTCTCTTGCCTTATCGTGGTGAAATCAACATTCGTGAAGTTGAAGTTAAGACCCAGTAG
- a CDS encoding energy transducer TonB, which translates to MAKIDLCDPKWVDMVFADKNKEYGAYKLRKTVSQRNIKALAILLCAAFLGGGYLAYQIKKHNDDLAAQAEYAAKMELAALEQAKKEQAERKKQQKKEEPKKIEPEKVVPETRATVKFTAPVIKDDKDVKEEMPPMVKMNKETKAVGVENKEGTEDRTEVAARSTVATPEQIVPKIEKPVVEAPKPEPKQEVENKVFTVAEVMPSFPNVNAWLASHIQYPAVAAENGVQGRVIVKFVVGRDGSVSQAQIVRGVDQALDREALRVVNSMPKWSPGMNNGQPANVWFTLPITFKLQ; encoded by the coding sequence ATGGCAAAAATAGATTTATGCGATCCTAAATGGGTCGACATGGTGTTCGCCGACAAGAACAAGGAGTACGGTGCATACAAGCTTCGTAAAACTGTTTCTCAGCGTAACATCAAGGCTTTAGCTATTCTGCTTTGTGCTGCATTCCTCGGTGGTGGTTACTTAGCTTATCAGATCAAGAAGCATAACGACGACTTGGCTGCACAAGCTGAATATGCAGCTAAGATGGAATTGGCTGCTCTTGAACAGGCTAAGAAGGAACAGGCTGAGCGTAAGAAACAGCAGAAGAAGGAAGAACCTAAGAAGATTGAACCTGAAAAGGTTGTTCCTGAAACGCGTGCAACTGTTAAGTTTACAGCCCCTGTCATCAAGGATGATAAGGATGTTAAGGAAGAGATGCCTCCAATGGTCAAGATGAATAAGGAGACCAAGGCAGTCGGTGTTGAGAACAAGGAAGGTACGGAAGATCGTACTGAAGTTGCTGCTCGTAGCACTGTTGCTACTCCTGAACAGATTGTACCAAAGATCGAGAAACCTGTTGTTGAGGCTCCAAAACCAGAGCCAAAGCAGGAGGTTGAGAACAAGGTCTTCACAGTGGCAGAGGTTATGCCTTCATTCCCTAACGTAAATGCTTGGTTGGCTTCTCATATCCAATATCCAGCAGTTGCAGCAGAGAATGGTGTGCAGGGACGCGTTATTGTTAAGTTCGTTGTAGGACGTGACGGTAGCGTTAGTCAGGCACAAATCGTTCGTGGTGTTGATCAGGCACTCGACCGTGAGGCACTTCGTGTTGTTAATAGCATGCCGAAGTGGTCTCCAGGTATGAACAATGGTCAGCCAGCAAACGTTTGGTTTACTCTCCCTATTACCTTCAAACTGCAGTAA
- a CDS encoding ExbD/TolR family protein: MEMMDTGKEGGKQKKMTVRVDFTPMVDMLMLLITFFMLCTSLSKPSTMELTMPSNDKTQKDTQKNEAKESHSITIYIADGDKIFYGNGKPEYDNANWLKPADWSNTPSGIRYVLQHKQVGDPSAGDPVSIPYQDMDIAVKELNRKKQANPASYPDSIYQAELAAIKTGMINGKKVSTMTVIIKPTDQASYRHLVDILDEMQISYIGTYVIDKLTDQDKALLAKKGIKA, encoded by the coding sequence ATGGAAATGATGGATACAGGAAAAGAAGGCGGCAAGCAGAAGAAGATGACCGTCCGCGTAGACTTTACGCCGATGGTGGATATGCTTATGTTGCTGATTACCTTCTTCATGCTTTGTACTTCACTTAGCAAGCCTTCAACTATGGAGTTGACGATGCCAAGTAATGATAAAACTCAGAAGGACACTCAGAAGAATGAGGCCAAGGAGTCACACTCTATTACGATTTACATTGCTGACGGAGATAAAATCTTCTACGGTAACGGTAAACCAGAGTATGATAACGCTAATTGGTTGAAGCCAGCTGATTGGAGCAACACTCCAAGTGGTATTCGCTACGTTCTTCAGCATAAGCAGGTGGGTGACCCTTCAGCAGGTGATCCAGTCTCTATCCCATATCAGGATATGGACATCGCTGTGAAGGAACTCAATCGTAAGAAGCAGGCTAACCCAGCTTCTTATCCTGACAGCATTTATCAGGCTGAGTTGGCTGCGATCAAAACTGGTATGATTAATGGCAAGAAGGTTTCTACTATGACTGTTATTATCAAGCCAACTGATCAAGCTTCTTATCGTCATTTGGTAGACATCCTCGATGAAATGCAGATTTCATATATTGGAACTTACGTCATTGACAAGCTGACAGACCAAGACAAGGCTCTCTTAGCCAAGAAAGGTATAAAGGCTTAA
- a CDS encoding ExbD/TolR family protein: MGKVKVKKNDTFIDMTPMSDVMTLLLTFFMLTSTFVKNEPVKVNTPGSVSETKVPENGVLTILVSPEKGPTGKPTGEGQVFLSYDNTNELGQIVDNMGITLTPAQKKTFVAESTFGTPLDKLAAYLSKPAAERGKELPKMGIPLDSIQGQEMTEFQQWVNAARQVNPKVRLAIKSDSDSPYGTVKKVMSELQDMDESHYYMITQLDAKKAAQAANK, from the coding sequence ATGGGTAAAGTAAAAGTTAAGAAGAATGACACTTTTATCGACATGACGCCTATGTCAGACGTTATGACCCTGTTGCTTACCTTCTTCATGCTGACATCAACGTTCGTTAAGAACGAGCCAGTGAAGGTAAATACTCCAGGTTCTGTGTCTGAAACTAAGGTGCCTGAGAATGGTGTCTTGACAATTCTTGTGAGTCCTGAAAAGGGACCTACAGGAAAGCCTACTGGCGAAGGCCAGGTTTTCTTGAGCTACGATAATACCAATGAGTTGGGACAGATCGTAGATAATATGGGCATTACATTGACTCCTGCACAGAAGAAAACTTTTGTTGCTGAGTCTACATTTGGTACTCCGCTCGATAAGTTAGCTGCTTATTTATCAAAGCCAGCTGCTGAGCGTGGTAAAGAACTCCCTAAAATGGGTATTCCTCTCGATAGTATCCAAGGACAGGAGATGACTGAGTTCCAACAGTGGGTTAACGCAGCCCGCCAGGTGAACCCTAAGGTTAGACTTGCTATCAAGTCTGATTCTGACTCTCCTTATGGTACCGTTAAGAAGGTAATGAGCGAACTCCAGGATATGGATGAGAGCCATTACTATATGATCACACAGTTGGACGCTAAAAAGGCTGCGCAGGCAGCTAATAAGTAA